The following are from one region of the Coffea eugenioides isolate CCC68of chromosome 2, Ceug_1.0, whole genome shotgun sequence genome:
- the LOC113760628 gene encoding protein NUCLEAR FUSION DEFECTIVE 4-like has protein sequence MGTFSLPSPTSPAGKWLGFVTAVWVQSISGNNYTFSNYSDALKSLMALTQLQLNNLSVAKDIGKAFGILAGIASDRLPTPIILLIGCVEGFVGYGVQWLVVSGRIQPLPYWAMCVFLCMGGNSTTWMNTAILVTCMRNFRKNRGPVSGIMKGYVGLSTAIFTDICSALFSDDPASFLLMLTVVPFVVCLAAIAFLREIPPSSTASEEKEETKYFGIINVIAVVIAVYLLAFDVSGIHGRLISQIFAAVLLVLLASPLAVPIYLVLKDLARSPASEKLDVEGNAAREPLLLAEETVGVVVVVEEKKKAGERGAAVVEGKKKPAIGEDHTIWEALKTVEFGILFVSFLCGVGTGLAVMNNMGQMGLALGYVDVSIFVSLTSIWGFFGRILSGWVSEHFIRKAGTPRPIWNAASQILMAVGYVVMAMALPGSLYIGSAVVGICYGVRLAVTVPTASELFGLKYYGLIYNILILNLPLGSFLFSGLLAGFLYDSQATPTAGGGNTCIGAHCYRLVFVVMAIACVVGFGLDVLLAIRTKALYTKIHASRKSKKTAATS, from the exons ATGGGTACTTTCTCCTTGCCGTCTCCGACATCCCCAGCCGGCAAATGGCTGGGGTTCGTGACCGCCGTTTGGGTCCAATCCATCTCCGGCAACAACTATACCTTCTCCAATTACTCCGACGCCCTCAAATCACTCATGGCCCTCACTCAGCTCCAACTCAACAACCTCTCAGTCGCCAAGGACATTGGCAAGGCCTTCGGCATCCTCGCCGGCATAGCCTCCGACCGCTTGCCCACTCCCATAATCCTTCTCATCGGCTGCGTCGAAGGCTTCGTCGGCTACGGCGTCCAGTGGCTGGTGGTTAGCGGCCGCATCCAACCCCTCCCCTACTGGGCCATGTGCGTATTCTTGTGCATGGGAGGCAACAGTACCACCTGGATGAACACGGCCATCCTGGTAACTTGCATGCGTAATTTTCGCAAAAATCGCGGCCCAGTTTCGGGAATCATGAAGGGCTACGTGGGTTTGAGCACCGCAATTTTTACAGATATCTGTTCGGCTTTATTCTCGGACGACCCGGCATCTTTTCTACTCATGCTCACGGTCGTCCCCTTCGTTGTTTGCCTGGCTGCTATTGCTTTTCTCCGGGAAATCCCTCCTTCATCCACGGCGAgcgaagaaaaagaagagactAAGTACTTCGGAATCATAAACGTGATTGCGGTGGTCATCGCAGTTTATTTACTGGCATTCGACGTGTCAGGGATTCATGGCCGTTTGATTTCGCAGATCTTTGCGGCGGTGCTGTTGGTGCTGCTGGCATCGCCTCTGGCGGTTCCTATTTACCTTGTGCTGAAGGATTTAGCCAGGTCCCCGGCTTCGGAAAAGTTAGACGTGGAGGGGAATGCTGCGAGGGAACCACTGCTGCTAGCTGAAGAAACGGttggggtggtggtggtggtggaggagaagaagaaggcGGGGGAGAGAGGGGCGGCAGTGGTGGAGGGGAAAAAGAAGCCCGCAATCGGAGAAGATCACACAATATGGGAGGCGTTGAAGACGGTGGAGTTTGGGATATTGTTTGTGTCATTCCTGTGTGGAGTCGGGACGGGGCTAGCGGTGATGAATAACATGGGCCAAATGGGATTGGCCCTGGGTTATGTGGACGTGTCCATTTTCGTGTCTCTGACTAGCATTTGGGGATTCTTCGGGCGGATTCTTTCGGGTTGGGTCTCGGAGCACTTCATCAG GAAGGCTGGAACACCAAGGCCTATTTGGAATGCAGCATCTCAGATTTTAATGGCTGTTGGATACGTAGTGATGGCCATGGCTTTACCAGGTTCCCTCTACATTGGCTCTGCAGTTGTTGGGATTTGCTATGGGGTTCGTCTGGCTGTGACGGTGCCAACCGCTTCTGAGTTATTCGGCCTCAAGTATTATGGTTTGATCTACAACATTCTAATCCTCAACCTACCACTGGGCTCCTTCCTCTTCTCTGGCTTGCTTGCTGGTTTCCTCTATGATTCCCAGGCCACTCCAACGGCAGGAGGAGGCAACACTTGCATAGGTGCCCACTGTTACAGGCTTGTGTTTGTGGTTATGGCCATTGCATGCGTTGTTGGTTTTGGTCTGGATGTATTACTAGCCATCAGAACAAAAGCTCTGTACACCAAAATTCACGCCAGCAGGAAATCAAAGAAGACTGCTGCCACATCCTAA
- the LOC113762921 gene encoding endo-1,4-beta-xylanase 5-like, which produces MPNSSPNNASSFLGKEKTWETMGRPSSICLFLILGLFSGLSLASAFDGPPYDSSAYTECKPHAEEPLYNGGILEDQQPEYTWVIGAKGNPVYSPAFRLQNLAQDTFYCFSTWVKINDAGSVLIRATLVTETTTQNCTGTVVAERGCWSFLKGGFVLTAPSSSSILYLQASEGRDISMVLSSYSLQPFTEEQWRLNQQYKINKARKRAVTIHVSSKDGVELEGAEITVTQVAKDFPFGSAIAKTIIGNLRYQSWFKERFNAAVFENELKWYATEPKQGQINYTTPDQMLELLRANQIIVRGHNIFWEDPKYTPEWVLNLTDSMLQSAVNSRIKSLMEKYKEEFIHWDVSNEMLHFDFYEQRLGRNATLSFFETAHKSDPLATLFLNEFNVVETCDDVNSTVDTYISRLRELRLGGATMDGIGLEGHFTVPNLPLMRAILDKLATLGLPIWLTEVDISKTLTKETQGLYLEEVLREGFSHPSVKGIMMWTALHPYGCYQMCLTDNEFHNLPAGDVVDKLLREWQTGTLEGHTDGQGSFSFHGFLGEYKVTAKYGDKSVNSSFSLSQGDETRHFNIQI; this is translated from the exons ATGCCCAATTCTTCCCCAAACAATGCATCCTCATTTCTGGGGAAAGAGAAAACATGGGAGACCATGGGACGGCCTTCCTCCATCTGCCTCTTTCTGATCTTGGGCCTATTTTCTGGCCTTTCCCTCGCTTCTGCTTTTG ACGGGCCACCTTATGATTCCTCGGCATACACGGAG TGTAAGCCGCATGCGGAGGAGCCACTTTACAATGGAGGGATCCTGGAGGATCAACAGCCAGAGTACACATGGGTCATAGGGGCCAAGGGGAATCCAGTTTATTCCCCTGCCTTTCGACTGCAAAACCTCGCCCAGGACACCTTTTATTGTTTTTCCA CTTGGGTCAAGATAAACGATGCCGGCTCAGTACTCATAAGGGCCACCCTGGTTACAGAGACAACGACCCAAAATTGTACCGGGACTGTTGTTGCCGAGCGTGGATGCTGGTCATTTCTCAAGGGCGGATTCGTATTGACCGCTCCGTCCAGTTCTTCAATACTATATTTGCAG GCTTCAGAGGGCAGAGATATCAGTATGGTGCTTTCCAGCTATTCCTTGCAGCCATTCACCGAGGAGCAGTGGAGATTAAATCAGCAGTACAAAATTAACAAG GCAAGGAAGCGAGCAGTCACTATTCATGTTTCCAGCAAAGATGGCGTTGAACTGGAAGGTGCAGAAATAACAGTAACACAAGTAGCAAAAGATTTCCCATTTGGTTCAGCGATAGCAAAGACCATCATCGGGAATTTGCGATACCAG AGTTGGTTCAAAGAGCGGTTTAACGCAGCAGTTTTTGAAAATGAGCTCAAGTGGTATGCAACAGAGCCTAAACAAGGGCAGATCAACTACACGACACCTGATCAAATGCTGGAGTTGCTACGAGCCAACCAAATCATTGTTCGAGGCCACAACATATTCTGGGAGGACCCCAAGTACACACCAGAATGGGTTCTCAACCTGACAGATTCCATGCTGCAGTCAGCTGTAAACTCCAGAATAAAGAGCCTCATGGAGAAATACAAAGAAGAATTTATCCACTGGGATGTGAGCAATGAAATgcttcattttgatttctacgaGCAAAGGCTTGGACGAAATGCCACCTTAAGCTTCTTTGAGACAGCGCATAAATCAGACCCCTTAGCAACATTGTTTCTGAACGAATTTAACGTGGTTGAGACTTGTGATGACGTTAATTCCACAGTAGACACCTATATCTCAAGGTTAAGAGAACTCAGGCTAGGCGGAGCAACAATGGATGGAATCGGCCTTGAGGGTCACTTTACAGTACCTAATCTTCCTCTAATGAGAGCCATTCTCGATAAACTTGCTACGCTAGGACTTCCAATTTGGCTAACAGAAGTTGATATTAGCAAAACTCTTACTAAGGAAACACAA GGTCTTTACCTAGAAGAAGTTTTGCGAGAAGGCTTCTCCCATCCGTCTGTGAAAGGAATAATGATGTGGACAGCACTTCATCCATATGGCTGTTACCAAATGTGCCTTACTGATAATGAATTTCATAACCTTCCTGCGGGAGATGTGGTTGACAAGCTCCTTAGAGAGTGGCAAACAGGGACGTTAGAGGGCCATACCGATGGGCAGGGTTCGTTCAGCTTTCATGGCTTTCTGGGTGAATACAAGGTAACTGCCAAATATGGTGACAAGAGCGTCAACTCAAGCTTCTCGCTCAGCCAAGGAGATGAGACTCGACACTTTAATATCCAAATATAA